In Vibrio sp. STUT-A11, a genomic segment contains:
- a CDS encoding divalent metal cation transporter — protein sequence MDSAVTSPPQSKISLFFRSLGPGILMASAAVGGSHLVASTKAGAIYGWQLAALILLVNFFKYPFFRAGVQYTMGTGKTLVEGYAEMGRPYLWAFLFLSAVSAVINTAALLMFSASLLGYFIPFSLSMASLSIIVIATCLIILFAGHYKALDTLSKVIMSVLTISTLLAAAIAFGNPVEQVATFESPSVWSIAAIGFIVVTMGWMPAPIEISCLTSAWLKRQSSEQEVTPRSALFDFNVGYIGTAILAIVFLSLGSLMLHGSGVELKSSGVGFSHQLVGLYASTIGEWSRYLIAVIAFFCIFGSTITVIDGYSRVISDSQRLLRSQSDTNPKATSAIMLVVSLLALGIVIFWASALLPMLNFAMILAFMTTPFFALLNYRLVSKTELPKALAVGRKLKWLSIAGLIYLFGFLAVFIWWKWLM from the coding sequence ATGGACTCCGCCGTAACATCACCACCCCAATCCAAAATATCCTTATTCTTTCGCTCGCTAGGCCCGGGTATCCTCATGGCTTCTGCGGCCGTCGGTGGCTCTCACCTGGTTGCCTCGACAAAAGCCGGTGCTATCTATGGCTGGCAACTCGCTGCGCTAATTCTGCTGGTCAACTTTTTTAAATACCCATTTTTCCGCGCTGGCGTGCAATACACCATGGGCACAGGTAAAACACTGGTTGAAGGTTACGCGGAAATGGGCCGCCCTTACCTATGGGCGTTTCTATTTTTAAGCGCCGTTTCCGCCGTGATTAATACCGCTGCACTACTGATGTTCAGTGCGAGCCTGCTGGGCTATTTCATTCCATTTTCGTTATCCATGGCGTCGCTGAGCATCATTGTGATCGCCACGTGCCTGATCATTCTTTTTGCTGGCCACTACAAAGCGTTGGACACACTATCTAAAGTCATCATGTCGGTACTGACCATTTCGACTCTGCTTGCAGCAGCGATTGCGTTTGGTAACCCGGTTGAGCAAGTGGCGACCTTTGAATCACCATCAGTGTGGTCGATTGCCGCGATTGGCTTTATCGTTGTGACGATGGGCTGGATGCCAGCACCTATCGAGATTTCGTGCTTAACCTCAGCATGGTTGAAACGCCAATCCAGTGAGCAAGAAGTCACTCCTCGCTCTGCTCTGTTTGACTTTAACGTCGGCTACATTGGTACAGCGATTCTTGCGATTGTGTTTTTATCTCTGGGTTCACTGATGCTTCACGGTTCTGGTGTTGAGTTGAAAAGTTCTGGCGTAGGCTTCTCCCACCAACTTGTTGGCTTGTATGCCTCAACGATCGGTGAGTGGTCTCGTTACCTAATCGCCGTTATTGCGTTCTTCTGTATTTTCGGTAGTACGATCACGGTGATAGATGGCTACTCGCGCGTCATTTCAGACTCTCAGCGTCTTTTGCGCTCGCAATCAGACACAAACCCGAAGGCAACCTCAGCTATCATGTTGGTCGTTTCTTTGCTTGCACTGGGTATTGTGATCTTTTGGGCTTCAGCCCTATTGCCAATGTTGAACTTTGCGATGATTCTGGCGTTTATGACCACACCATTCTTTGCCCTACTGAACTACAGACTAGTGAGTAAAACAGAGCTGCCGAAAGCTTTGGCCGTCGGACGTAAACTGAAGTGGTTATCAATTGCTGGCTTGATTTACCTGTTCGGCTTCCTGGCCGTGTTTATCTGGTGGAAGTGGTTGATGTAA
- the rluA gene encoding bifunctional tRNA pseudouridine(32) synthase/23S rRNA pseudouridine(746) synthase RluA, whose translation MAMLEYTPPTDPWIDIVFEDDEILAVNKPSGLLSVPGRLAEHYDSMWSRLTEQYPDIQVVHRLDMSTSGLMVLAKNKSAESALKKQFQYRLTHKIYYARVWGHVEQQEGEVDLPLICDWPNRPLQKVCFEDGKPSKTQFQVAKLEEHENGIKTTIVRLLPITGRSHQLRVHMQAIGHPIVGDEFYATEEALAFSERLDLHAAELSFYHPQTALLSRIFVPCDFYPQAEAMIFDYFAPARKLPDYKTLPHP comes from the coding sequence ATGGCCATGCTTGAATATACGCCTCCAACCGATCCTTGGATTGATATTGTTTTTGAAGATGATGAGATTCTGGCGGTTAACAAGCCATCGGGGTTATTGTCGGTGCCTGGAAGGTTAGCTGAACATTACGATAGTATGTGGAGTCGGCTAACTGAGCAGTACCCGGACATTCAAGTGGTCCATCGTCTAGACATGTCCACTTCAGGATTAATGGTATTAGCGAAAAACAAATCGGCAGAAAGTGCGTTAAAGAAACAGTTTCAGTATCGTTTAACGCACAAAATCTACTACGCCCGCGTTTGGGGGCATGTAGAGCAACAAGAGGGTGAGGTTGACTTGCCGCTGATCTGTGATTGGCCGAACCGTCCACTGCAAAAAGTCTGTTTTGAAGATGGCAAACCCTCTAAAACACAATTCCAGGTTGCGAAACTCGAAGAGCACGAAAACGGTATTAAGACGACAATCGTACGCCTACTCCCGATTACAGGTCGGTCTCATCAACTCCGTGTGCACATGCAAGCTATAGGACATCCCATTGTTGGCGACGAGTTTTACGCCACTGAAGAGGCATTAGCATTTTCTGAGCGTTTAGATCTGCACGCTGCTGAGCTGAGCTTTTATCATCCTCAAACAGCGTTACTGAGTCGTATATTTGTTCCGTGTGATTTTTACCCGCAAGCAGAGGCGATGATCTTTGACTATTTTGCTCCAGCGCGTAAATTACCTGATTACAAAACACTGCCACATCCATAA
- a CDS encoding D-2-hydroxyacid dehydrogenase has translation MSLPKVVFLDRATIPAHIQVPRPSFEHQWVEYGLTSPDQVVERLVDADIVISNKVILDQQVLAQLAKLRMVAVAATGFNNVDVDYCANHNIAVANVQGYATRSVPEHVIAMLFALRRNLFGYHQDIAAGEWQRDKQFCFFTHPIGDICGSTLGVVGSGALGEATAKLAQALGMEVLFAERKGATECRQGYVPFEEVLEQADAITLHCPLNEHTRNLISDAELKQMKPTAILINTGRGGLVDEQATVDALKNGEIAGAGFDVFTQEPADESNPLIANMAMPNLLLTPHVAWGSDSSIQRLADILIENINAFERGESVNRLV, from the coding sequence ATGTCATTGCCTAAAGTCGTCTTTCTAGATCGAGCTACTATCCCTGCCCATATTCAAGTTCCGCGGCCTAGCTTTGAGCATCAGTGGGTGGAGTATGGCCTCACCTCACCAGATCAAGTTGTCGAACGACTTGTTGATGCGGATATTGTGATCAGCAATAAAGTCATTCTTGATCAGCAAGTGCTCGCTCAACTAGCCAAGTTACGCATGGTGGCGGTGGCCGCGACCGGTTTTAATAACGTCGATGTGGATTACTGTGCAAACCACAATATTGCGGTTGCGAATGTTCAAGGCTATGCAACCCGCTCAGTACCGGAACACGTGATAGCTATGTTGTTTGCCTTACGTCGAAATCTATTTGGCTATCATCAAGATATCGCGGCGGGTGAATGGCAGCGCGACAAGCAGTTCTGCTTTTTTACTCATCCTATCGGCGATATTTGTGGAAGCACATTAGGCGTGGTTGGAAGTGGTGCTCTGGGAGAGGCAACCGCAAAATTGGCGCAAGCTTTGGGAATGGAAGTCTTATTTGCTGAACGAAAAGGCGCGACTGAGTGCCGACAAGGTTATGTGCCGTTCGAAGAGGTTCTTGAGCAAGCTGATGCAATTACACTGCATTGCCCATTGAATGAGCATACGCGTAATCTGATTAGTGATGCTGAGTTAAAACAAATGAAACCGACGGCGATTCTGATTAATACTGGGCGTGGCGGTTTGGTTGATGAGCAGGCCACGGTGGATGCGCTAAAGAACGGTGAAATTGCCGGAGCGGGTTTTGATGTATTTACCCAAGAACCAGCTGACGAAAGTAATCCTTTGATCGCGAATATGGCGATGCCAAACTTGTTGCTAACCCCTCATGTCGCATGGGGCAGTGATTCGTCTATCCAGCGTTTGGCTGACATCTTAATTGAAAATATTAATGCATTTGAACGCGGAGAAAGTGTAAATCGATTGGTTTGA
- the yjgA gene encoding ribosome biogenesis factor YjgA, whose protein sequence is MARKNQKAPWEPEEEIIWVSKSEMKRDMEELQKLGEELVGLKPAVLEKFPLSEDLREAIADAQRFKNEARRRQLQRIGKLMRYEDPEPIQAALDKIRNKHSQLTAVFHKLEALRDRVVEEGDKAIDDVMELYPEADRQRLRQLARQAAKEKKAGKPAKAYREIFQILKGLNEEEF, encoded by the coding sequence ATGGCACGTAAGAATCAAAAAGCGCCATGGGAACCAGAAGAAGAGATCATCTGGGTAAGTAAATCCGAGATGAAGCGAGATATGGAAGAGCTGCAAAAGCTAGGCGAGGAGCTTGTCGGCCTAAAACCAGCAGTTCTGGAAAAGTTTCCATTGAGCGAAGACCTGAGAGAAGCAATTGCAGATGCACAACGCTTTAAGAACGAAGCGCGTCGTCGCCAATTGCAACGTATCGGTAAATTGATGCGTTATGAAGACCCAGAACCAATCCAGGCAGCACTGGATAAAATTCGTAACAAACACTCTCAATTGACGGCAGTCTTTCACAAGTTGGAAGCATTGCGTGATCGCGTGGTTGAGGAAGGTGACAAAGCCATTGATGACGTGATGGAACTGTATCCTGAAGCCGATCGCCAGCGCCTACGTCAACTTGCTCGCCAAGCAGCAAAAGAGAAAAAAGCCGGTAAACCAGCGAAAGCGTACCGCGAGATTTTCCAAATCCTGAAAGGCCTTAACGAAGAAGAATTCTAA
- the pmbA gene encoding metalloprotease PmbA: protein MDIKQQVAEQRTELEQAVARALKLASTKSDATEVAITKSTGLSVSTRMGDVENVEFNSDGALGITVYRGQRKGSASTSDLSEAAIEQTVIAALDIAHYTSEDPFAGPAAKEYMVDSIPELDLFHPDSPDPDYAAEVAIAAEKEALSYDSAIKQSDGASYDSHYGVKVYGNSHGLLASYASSRHSTSCCVIGVGKNGEMERDYSYTVARHRDDLWTPETVGRKAAENTINRLDAQRLKTGQYPIMFAADVATGLIGHLVMAISGGNLYRQSSFLLDHLGKQILPEWFNISERPHVMRGLASSPFDSEGVYTQDREIITDGVLATYLLTSYAARKMKMDPTGHAGGIHNWYVKSTGQNFEQMLKELGTGLLVTEVMGQGVNVVTGDYSRGAAGFWVENGEIQYPVSEITIAGNLKEMFNKIVAVGSDVETRSQIQTGSILLDTMKVAGE, encoded by the coding sequence ATGGATATTAAACAGCAGGTTGCTGAGCAACGTACCGAGCTAGAACAGGCCGTCGCAAGAGCGCTAAAGCTTGCATCGACTAAGTCTGATGCCACAGAAGTCGCAATTACTAAAAGCACTGGTTTAAGTGTTTCTACCCGCATGGGTGACGTAGAAAATGTCGAATTCAATAGCGATGGTGCTCTTGGCATTACCGTTTACCGAGGTCAGCGAAAGGGCAGTGCGTCTACGTCTGATCTGAGTGAGGCTGCGATTGAACAAACGGTTATCGCGGCGCTGGATATTGCTCATTACACATCCGAAGACCCGTTCGCAGGGCCAGCTGCAAAAGAGTACATGGTTGACTCGATACCAGAGTTGGATTTGTTCCATCCTGACTCTCCTGATCCGGACTACGCAGCAGAAGTGGCGATTGCGGCAGAAAAAGAAGCCCTTAGCTACGACAGTGCCATCAAACAAAGTGACGGCGCGAGCTACGATAGCCACTATGGCGTGAAAGTCTACGGCAACAGTCACGGCCTGTTGGCAAGTTACGCTTCCAGTCGTCACAGTACCAGCTGCTGTGTGATAGGTGTCGGTAAGAACGGTGAAATGGAGCGTGATTACAGCTACACGGTTGCGCGTCATCGTGATGACCTTTGGACACCTGAAACGGTAGGACGAAAAGCTGCTGAAAACACCATTAACCGTTTGGATGCACAGAGACTCAAAACGGGTCAATACCCAATTATGTTTGCCGCGGATGTTGCAACAGGCTTAATTGGCCACCTGGTGATGGCGATCAGCGGCGGTAACCTCTACCGTCAATCTTCTTTCCTTCTTGATCACCTCGGTAAGCAAATTCTGCCTGAGTGGTTCAATATTTCAGAGCGCCCACACGTAATGCGTGGGTTGGCATCTAGCCCATTTGACAGTGAAGGTGTCTACACCCAAGATCGTGAAATTATCACCGATGGTGTACTGGCTACGTATCTATTGACCAGTTATGCGGCGCGTAAAATGAAAATGGACCCAACTGGCCATGCTGGTGGCATTCATAACTGGTACGTGAAATCGACGGGACAGAACTTTGAACAAATGCTGAAAGAGCTTGGTACTGGCCTACTTGTTACTGAAGTGATGGGGCAAGGCGTGAATGTCGTCACGGGCGATTACTCTCGTGGTGCGGCTGGTTTCTGGGTCGAAAACGGTGAAATTCAGTACCCGGTGTCTGAAATTACCATTGCAGGTAATCTAAAAGAGATGTTCAACAAGATTGTTGCCGTGGGCAGTGACGTTGAAACGCGTTCTCAGATCCAAACGGGATCGATTTTACTGGATACGATGAAGGTTGCTGGCGAGTAG
- the mgtE gene encoding magnesium transporter, producing the protein MAEQIEFDQAHQALQEVTEALENGRFVHVRRQLQDMEPEDIAHLLEAAPRKSRDVLWQLTDPEDYGEILDELNEDVKDNLVSKMAPEALAEATEGMDTDDVAYVLRSLPDDLSREVLSQMDSADRLRVETALSYPEDTAGGLMNTDVITIRGDVDVDVVLRYLRMKGELPEATDALYVIDEESKLIGELPITMLITTQPDVKIIDIMEDTDEAITVDTSDSDVASLFERRNWVSAPVVDENQHLVGRITIDDVVDVIREDAEHSMMSMAGMDDDEDTFAPVVKSARKRSIWLGANVLAALAAASVSNMFEATLDQMAAIAVLMTIVPSMGGVAGNQTVALVIRGLALGHIGDANKRELLMKEAAIGLLNGILWALIIGGIVVAWKGNWMLGGIISAAMLTNLLVAGIAGVSIPILLKKMSIDPALAGGMALTTVTDVIGLSVFLGLATIMI; encoded by the coding sequence ATGGCAGAGCAAATAGAATTCGACCAAGCTCACCAAGCCCTCCAAGAAGTCACAGAAGCGTTGGAAAACGGACGCTTCGTCCATGTTCGCCGTCAACTCCAGGACATGGAACCTGAGGATATCGCTCACCTTTTAGAAGCGGCGCCACGTAAAAGCCGTGACGTGCTTTGGCAACTGACCGATCCTGAAGACTACGGTGAGATTCTTGACGAACTCAACGAAGACGTCAAAGACAACCTTGTATCCAAAATGGCCCCCGAAGCGCTTGCTGAAGCCACAGAAGGCATGGATACCGATGACGTTGCTTACGTACTGCGTAGTTTGCCAGATGACCTCTCACGCGAAGTCCTCTCTCAAATGGACTCCGCAGATCGTCTTCGCGTAGAAACGGCCCTGTCCTACCCCGAAGATACCGCTGGTGGGCTGATGAACACCGACGTCATCACTATTCGTGGTGACGTCGACGTTGATGTGGTCTTACGCTATCTGCGCATGAAAGGCGAACTGCCAGAAGCAACAGATGCACTGTATGTCATTGATGAAGAGAGCAAACTGATTGGTGAACTGCCAATCACAATGCTTATCACGACCCAGCCTGACGTCAAAATCATCGACATTATGGAAGACACGGACGAGGCCATCACAGTGGATACCAGTGATTCAGATGTCGCTAGCCTATTTGAACGTCGTAATTGGGTATCTGCTCCGGTCGTGGATGAAAACCAACATCTGGTTGGTCGTATCACTATCGATGATGTGGTTGACGTTATTCGTGAAGACGCTGAACACTCGATGATGAGTATGGCGGGTATGGACGATGATGAAGATACCTTCGCACCAGTCGTTAAATCTGCGCGCAAACGTAGTATTTGGTTAGGGGCCAATGTCCTTGCAGCACTAGCGGCGGCTTCGGTTTCTAACATGTTTGAAGCCACATTGGACCAAATGGCGGCGATCGCGGTCTTGATGACCATCGTACCATCCATGGGTGGTGTTGCTGGTAACCAGACAGTCGCACTGGTCATTCGTGGTCTTGCTCTAGGTCATATCGGTGATGCTAACAAGCGTGAGCTATTGATGAAAGAAGCGGCGATCGGGTTGCTTAACGGCATCTTGTGGGCGTTGATCATCGGTGGCATTGTCGTAGCGTGGAAAGGCAACTGGATGCTAGGTGGCATTATTTCTGCTGCCATGCTGACTAATTTACTGGTTGCCGGTATCGCTGGGGTGAGCATTCCAATTCTGCTTAAAAAGATGAGCATCGATCCGGCTTTGGCTGGTGGTATGGCTCTGACAACCGTCACGGATGTCATAGGTCTGTCGGTGTTCCTCGGGCTCGCGACGATTATGATTTAA
- a CDS encoding HPr family phosphocarrier protein, whose translation MELSRKVLIQNRLGLHARAAVKLVELAQSFEAVITIDNEEDITATADSVMGLLMLESAQGQYVTIHAAGDQAEKALDAVCLLIEDKFEEGE comes from the coding sequence GTGGAATTAAGTCGTAAAGTATTGATCCAAAATCGTCTCGGCCTGCATGCACGTGCCGCAGTGAAATTAGTGGAACTGGCACAAAGCTTTGAGGCCGTTATCACCATTGACAACGAAGAAGACATTACCGCTACTGCTGATAGTGTGATGGGGCTGCTCATGCTTGAGTCGGCTCAAGGTCAATACGTCACGATTCATGCCGCAGGTGACCAAGCAGAAAAAGCGCTGGATGCGGTGTGTCTGCTCATTGAAGATAAATTTGAAGAAGGTGAGTAG
- the rapZ gene encoding RNase adapter RapZ yields the protein MRLIVVSGHSGAGKSIALRVLEDLGYYCVDNLPVNLLDAFVQSVADSKQNVAVSIDIRNIPKKLKEFTGTLEKLKQELDVTMLFLDADKETLLKRYSETRRIHPLSLGNESLSLDQAIEREKEILRPLKTHADLVLNSSGQSLHELSETIRMRVVARESKGLVMVFESFGFKYGLPTDADYVFDVRFLPNPHWEPGLRPFTGLDAPIAAFLEQHQSVLDLKHQIESFIENWLPLLEKNNRSYLTVAIGCTGGKHRSVYLTQKIGEYFSKKGHKVQIRHTSLEKNAKE from the coding sequence ATGCGATTAATCGTTGTTAGCGGGCATTCCGGTGCAGGCAAGAGTATTGCACTGCGTGTACTGGAAGACTTAGGTTACTACTGCGTAGATAACTTGCCAGTCAATTTGCTTGACGCATTTGTTCAGTCAGTTGCCGATAGCAAACAAAACGTTGCGGTGAGTATCGATATTCGCAACATTCCTAAAAAGCTCAAAGAATTCACCGGTACACTGGAAAAACTCAAGCAAGAGCTAGACGTAACCATGCTATTCTTAGATGCCGATAAGGAAACGCTGCTTAAGCGCTACAGCGAAACCCGTCGTATCCATCCCCTGTCACTTGGCAATGAGTCTCTCTCGCTTGATCAAGCTATCGAACGAGAAAAGGAGATTTTGAGGCCTCTAAAAACTCATGCGGATTTGGTTCTAAACAGTAGTGGACAGTCGCTGCATGAGTTGAGTGAAACGATTCGTATGCGAGTCGTGGCGCGCGAAAGTAAAGGGCTGGTGATGGTATTTGAATCATTTGGTTTCAAATACGGTCTGCCTACCGATGCCGACTATGTCTTTGATGTCAGATTTTTACCTAATCCACACTGGGAACCGGGACTGCGTCCATTTACGGGTTTGGATGCCCCGATCGCCGCTTTTTTAGAACAGCACCAATCCGTCCTCGATCTAAAGCATCAAATTGAGAGCTTTATTGAAAACTGGCTTCCACTGCTCGAGAAAAACAATCGAAGCTACCTCACCGTTGCCATAGGTTGTACTGGCGGTAAACACCGCTCGGTGTACCTGACACAAAAAATCGGCGAGTATTTCTCGAAAAAGGGGCACAAGGTGCAGATTCGTCATACCTCACTAGAAAAGAATGCTAAGGAGTAA
- the ptsN gene encoding PTS IIA-like nitrogen regulatory protein PtsN — MQLSEILSLDCTKSAVHCTSKKRALEMISRIVADHTGQDSTELFECMLNREKMGSTGIGNGIAIPHARMQSSDKAVAVLLQCDEAIEFDAIDNRPVDLLFALLVPEEQCKEHLKTLSSMAERLSDKQVLKLLRNAQSDQELYDIMIHQ; from the coding sequence ATGCAACTGAGCGAAATACTGTCATTGGACTGCACGAAAAGTGCAGTCCACTGTACAAGTAAAAAACGTGCCCTTGAGATGATCAGCCGCATCGTCGCCGATCATACGGGTCAAGATTCTACCGAACTGTTCGAGTGCATGCTCAACAGAGAGAAAATGGGCAGTACTGGTATTGGAAACGGTATTGCTATCCCACACGCAAGAATGCAATCAAGCGATAAAGCTGTTGCTGTGCTTCTTCAATGTGATGAAGCGATTGAATTTGATGCGATCGATAATCGTCCTGTTGACTTACTTTTTGCACTCCTTGTACCAGAAGAACAGTGCAAAGAGCACCTCAAGACTCTATCCTCTATGGCAGAGCGTCTGAGCGACAAGCAAGTACTCAAGTTATTGCGTAATGCTCAAAGTGATCAAGAACTTTACGACATCATGATTCACCAATAA
- the hpf gene encoding ribosome hibernation promoting factor codes for MQINIQGHHVDLTDSMQDYVQTKFQKLERFFDHINQVHVVLKVEKLTQIAEATLHVNQGEIHASADDENMYAAIDSLVDKLVRQLNKHKEKLNSH; via the coding sequence ATGCAAATCAATATTCAAGGCCATCACGTTGATCTTACCGATTCAATGCAAGACTATGTTCAAACTAAGTTTCAGAAGCTCGAAAGATTCTTCGACCATATAAATCAGGTCCACGTTGTACTAAAAGTTGAAAAATTAACGCAAATCGCGGAAGCTACGCTCCACGTAAATCAAGGTGAAATCCATGCGTCAGCTGATGACGAGAATATGTATGCCGCGATCGATTCGTTGGTAGATAAACTGGTTCGCCAACTTAACAAGCACAAAGAAAAACTAAACAGTCATTAA